The DNA sequence TTGGCTGAATGGAATAAAATGCAATCATAATGGCTGATACGACTCCTATTAAAAGTGCCTCTCTTGAGCCTGTCAAATTTGAAAAATTCCCTTTTGTTGCAATGCACACAACTCCTAAAATAGTCATAAACAGTAACACGACAGTTGATATAGATGGAACTTTTTTATTTTTAACCGATTCATAAATGAAAATAAAAAAGGGTGCTGTAAACTGTAAAATTGTTGCAAATGATACGTTGCTTAATTCGATTGTTCTAAAGTAGGTAAACTGTACAAAGTATATTCCGGCAATTCCAAACAGGAGAATTCCTATAATATCTTCAACTCTTTTAAATGGTTTGAATATGGATTTTTTTTCAATAAAAATAACTGCTATGAGAAGTAGTATTCCAGAAACAGCAGTTCTTACAGATACAAGCCAATCTGCTGAAAAATGGAATTCTTTAAATAGTATTTCTCCTGAAATTCCTGAAATAGACCATAGACTGGCGGCAAGGCTGGCAAGCAGCATTCCACGTAATCGGGCTTTTGTCTTCATTTTTTAACCTCATTTTCTTTTTTGTTATTTATACGCAATTAAATTTAAAAAAATATACGCATCTACAAATTAGTATATCACAGGAATTGTAAAAATAAAAGTTAATGTAAAAAAAACTATATTTCGAGTTATCTGTAATTTTACAATGCAAAACAAGAAATGAACTTAGGAAAAATCAACAGCCTTTAGGCGAATTTTGATTTTTCCTTAGTGAATAAATGTTTTGTATGAGTAAAATTTTAGAAAACGAAGAAATATAGTTCTTATATGCTATATTTAATATCAGTTTTGAATTTTACCTTTTTCTTAATAAATAACTATTTTATATCAGTAAAATTTTAGAAAACGAAGAAATATAGTTTCTATGTATCATGTAGTTTTATTATTTATCTCACTTTTTTAAAAGTTAAATTTTTTCCATTTCCTGTTGTTAATACTAAAGTATTTTTATCAAGTAATCTAATTTTTTTAACATTTTGAATATATTGTGAGAAATCTCTTTCAAGTTTCATAAGGTTGTCTGGTCCGGCCATTCTTGTAGAAGATAAAATTCCAATTGTTATATTATTATCTTTAATTTTATAGCTGGAGAAATAATTGTTTACACCTGAATTTCCGTTTACACCGTCTTCTGTAAAGGCAATTGTAACGTTTTCATGATTTCCTAGATTTTTTCCTGCCATATCTACAAGTTTCCATTCAGTGTTTAAAATTTCTTTGTTTAATGGAAGAGCAGAATTTTGCTCCTTATTTTCAGACGTTTTCAAGCTTCTAAAAGTTAGAGTATCACCTTTTGAATTTTCCAATGTCAAAATATCCTTATCCTGCTTTACTTTTTTAGCAGAACCTAGAATTCTTAAGAATCTATCTTCCACATCCATTGCACTTCTAGATCCTGACATAAGGTTTACGCTTAATTGTGAAATGGAAATAGAATCATTGCTTAATTTATACCCTCCTGAGTATCTGTTTACCCCTGAAAAACCGCTGATACGATTATTTGTAAAGCTTATAGAAATTTTAGAATTATCATCAACTGTTATTGAACCTACATTTTTTTCCTTAAGAGTGACAAGTTGCCATGATGTATCTTTTAAATTATTAACGCTTGAAGTTTTCTTTTTCCAAGGATAAGCGTTTGAAATAACACAGCTAAAAATTAAAATAACAAAAATTCCAATTAAAAAAAGTCTTTTTTTCATTTTTAAATACCTCTTTTCTATTTTTTTGGTAATTTAATAATAACACAATCTTATTAAAGAAAAATGAGAAAATTTTTCTAAAATAGTTTTATATGATGTTTTTAAAAATTATAGTTGACAAAAGTTTGAAAAAGTAATATTATATCAAATGACTGATAGGTCATTTTAAAGTAAAAATATTAATATAGGAGTTTTACAATGGGAAGGCTTAGTGCTGAAAAAAAGAAAGCTAAAAAGGAAAGAATTATAGAAAAATCAATGGAACTGTTCAAGGAAAACGGCTATCATGCAA is a window from the Leptotrichia sp. oral taxon 215 str. W9775 genome containing:
- a CDS encoding DMT family transporter; the encoded protein is MKTKARLRGMLLASLAASLWSISGISGEILFKEFHFSADWLVSVRTAVSGILLLIAVIFIEKKSIFKPFKRVEDIIGILLFGIAGIYFVQFTYFRTIELSNVSFATILQFTAPFFIFIYESVKNKKVPSISTVVLLFMTILGVVCIATKGNFSNLTGSREALLIGVVSAIMIAFYSIQPKQLLKRYGSITVVGWGMFVGSIIANVIHPFWKVEGDINFESVIQVIIVVILGTAIAYLIYIASLNYISSSLAGILTAFEPILAAILSVIIFKLTFSPIELLGFLMVFASIFLLQKRL
- a CDS encoding META domain-containing protein gives rise to the protein MKKRLFLIGIFVILIFSCVISNAYPWKKKTSSVNNLKDTSWQLVTLKEKNVGSITVDDNSKISISFTNNRISGFSGVNRYSGGYKLSNDSISISQLSVNLMSGSRSAMDVEDRFLRILGSAKKVKQDKDILTLENSKGDTLTFRSLKTSENKEQNSALPLNKEILNTEWKLVDMAGKNLGNHENVTIAFTEDGVNGNSGVNNYFSSYKIKDNNITIGILSSTRMAGPDNLMKLERDFSQYIQNVKKIRLLDKNTLVLTTGNGKNLTFKKVR